From Paenibacillus antri:
AGAAATTCGTAAAGGCGTACGCGAACGTAGGCGCGGTCGTGAAGGAGGCGATCCGCGAATACGTGGCGGACGTGAAGCAACGATCGTTCCCGGAGGAGCGCCATACGTTCCATATGGAGGAAGCCGACCTGCAGCGGCTATACGGCGGCGGCGCGGCGGACAAGGAGTGAGCGGCCATGGAAGTGTTCCGTACGATAGCATCTTATAAACAATATCTTACCGTTGTCGAGAACGAAGGCCGATCGATCGGCTTCGTGCCGACGATGGGCTACCTGCACGCCGGCCATCTGTCGTTGGTCGAACGGGCCAAACGGGAAAACGACGTCGTCGTCATGAGCGTCTTCGTCAATCCGCTCCAATTCGGGCCGAACGAAGATTTCGAACGGTATCCTCGGGACGAAGCCCGGGATTTGGCGCTCATGGAGAGCGCCGGCGTGGACGCCGCGTTCCTCCCGACGGTCGACGAGATGTATCCAGGCGGCGGCGGGACGTCGAAGACGATCGTGACCGTCGGAGGAACGGTCGCGGAGCGGCTTTGCGGCGCCTCGCGCCCGGGCCACTTCGACGGCGTCGCTACGGTCGTCTCCAAGCTCTTCCACATCATCGAGCCGCGGCGCGCGTATTTCGGCCTGAAGGACGCGCAGCAGGTCGCCGTCATCGAGACGTTCGTCAGAGACTTGAACGTTCCGGTGGACGTCGTGCCTTGCGAGACGCTGCGCGAACCGGACGGCCTCGCGATGAGCTCGCGGAACGTGTATTTGACTCCGGAGCAGCGCAAGAACGCTCCGGTTCTCCGCCGGTCGCTCCTTGCGATCGACGAGTGGCTCGCCGCCGCGCCGGAGACGACGGCGCCCGAGCTGGAACGTAAGCTCGCGGATGAGATCCGCGCCGTTCCCGGGGCGGAGCTCGATTACGCGCAGGTGCTTGCGTACCCGTCGCTCGAGCCGATCGAGGGACCCGTCGCGAAGGCGGCGGGACGGTTCATCGCCGCGCTCGCGGTGAAGTTCGGGGGAACGCGGTTGATCGACAATCGATTATTTCATGAAAACGAGAGGTGACGAGCCATGTTTCGCACGATGATGAAATCGAAGCTTCATCGCGCCGTCGTGACGGAGGCGAATCTGAACTACGTGGGCAGCATAACGATCGACGAGGATTTGATGGACGCGGTCGATATTCTAGCCAACGAGAAGGTTCAAATCGTCAACAATATGAACGGCGCCCGCTTGGAGACGTACGTCATTCCGGGGCGGCGCGGCGAAGGGACGATCTGCTTGAACGGGGCGGCCGCGCGGCTCGTGCAGCCGGGCGACGTCGTCATCATTATCTCCTACGCGATGATGACGGAGGAGCAAGCAAGGAGCTATAAGCCGAAAGTGGCGATTCTGGACAGCAACAACAACATCGTGCAAACGGCGAACGAAGAAGTGCACGCGACGATTTTGTAATCGAGTCCGGAGTCAAAATGATTTGGCAGTATGAAATGCCTCCCCGGCGCAAAAAATGAGGGTACCCTCGCGTCGCGAATCCAACCGAAAGGTGGGAGGCCCATGTTCAAGTACTTGTTTCAATCGATGAACGAGAAGCTGGACGGCATCCTCGAGGCGCTGCCCGCGTCGCACGGAACGAAACACGAGTCGCTGCTCGAACAGCTGCAGGAGCTTCGGGAAATGAGCGACGAAATTATCGAGGAGTGGCTGTTGTTCGAAGAGAAAATGGCGAAAGCCAAACAGCGGCCTCAGCCCGAACCGGCGGCGGCCTCGACGAAGCCGCAAGCCCACGAGCCTCAAGGCCTCTTCGAATCGGTCGACGCCTTCGCCGAGTCGCCGGCGCAGACGATGCAGTACCAACGAGGCGAAGGATATTTCAAGCTGTACATGTTTCCGGAAGCGGCCCGCGAGTTCGAAGCGGTCGTCCGGGCATACCCTGATTTCTTGCAAGCGCGCTTGTTCTTGGCCTTATGTTTCTTACAAAGCGAAAACGTCGCGGAAGCTTCCGGTCATCTTCAAATCATTATTTCGCTTGCGGGCGACGGCAGGATGAAGGCGGTCGCGTACAATGCGCTCGGCTGCGTGCAAGCGGTCAGAGGGAATGTAGAACAGGCGTG
This genomic window contains:
- the panD gene encoding aspartate 1-decarboxylase, which encodes MFRTMMKSKLHRAVVTEANLNYVGSITIDEDLMDAVDILANEKVQIVNNMNGARLETYVIPGRRGEGTICLNGAAARLVQPGDVVIIISYAMMTEEQARSYKPKVAILDSNNNIVQTANEEVHATIL
- a CDS encoding tetratricopeptide repeat protein — protein: MFKYLFQSMNEKLDGILEALPASHGTKHESLLEQLQELREMSDEIIEEWLLFEEKMAKAKQRPQPEPAAASTKPQAHEPQGLFESVDAFAESPAQTMQYQRGEGYFKLYMFPEAAREFEAVVRAYPDFLQARLFLALCFLQSENVAEASGHLQIIISLAGDGRMKAVAYNALGCVQAVRGNVEQACECFRTSHSLDPNFKDPVYNLKACQIDGGVLQLGVAIG
- the panC gene encoding pantoate--beta-alanine ligase, with amino-acid sequence MEVFRTIASYKQYLTVVENEGRSIGFVPTMGYLHAGHLSLVERAKRENDVVVMSVFVNPLQFGPNEDFERYPRDEARDLALMESAGVDAAFLPTVDEMYPGGGGTSKTIVTVGGTVAERLCGASRPGHFDGVATVVSKLFHIIEPRRAYFGLKDAQQVAVIETFVRDLNVPVDVVPCETLREPDGLAMSSRNVYLTPEQRKNAPVLRRSLLAIDEWLAAAPETTAPELERKLADEIRAVPGAELDYAQVLAYPSLEPIEGPVAKAAGRFIAALAVKFGGTRLIDNRLFHENER